The sequence below is a genomic window from Luteitalea sp..
GTCTCTTCGACGTGCAGGGTGAGGCCACCGCCACCGGCGATCGAATGTGTCTTCATAACGCACCTCCAGGAATGTGACGACCCGGACACCTTCGCACTCCTGGCGCCGCACCACCATGAGACTTCCGTCCCGATTCGCGTAAAATCCAAGAGGCCGGCAGGACAAATGTCCTGATCACCTGCGAGGCCGCCTTGAAGAGTCGCCAGCGAATCCGTTACCTGCGCACCGCCGATGGCGTCCAGCTCGCCTGGGCCGACGCCGGGACTGGTCCTGTCCTGCTGAAGGCAGCCAACTGGCTCACACACCTCGAGTACGACTGGGACAGCCCCGTCTGGCGGCACTGGATTCAGTTCCTGTCAGCACACTTCCGATTGGTGCGCTACGACGAGCGCGGATGCGGGATGACCGACTGGGACGTTGGCGATCTCTCGTTCGATCGATGGGTTGCGGATTTGGAGGCGGTTGCCGACACGACCGGCACGCGGCAGTTCGTACTACTGGGCATCTCGCAGGGCGCCGCCACGTGTGTGGCGTACGCCGCAAAGCACCCCGAACGGGTCTCGCGGCTCGTGCTCTATGGCGGCTACGCTCGGGGCGCGGCCGTTCGCGGTGCAGCGGGCGAGGCACGGGAATTCGCGGCGATTGTTGAATTGGCCAGACTCGGATGGGGGCGGGATCATCCAGCGTTCAGGCATCTGTTCACGTCGCGATTCATACCGGACGCGACTGAGCAACAGATCGAGTGGTTCAGCGAGCTGTGCCGCAAGACGACGTCACCAGAGATCGCCGGCGAGCTCCTCGAAAGACGCAGCCGCATTGACGTCACGGCCCTTTTGGAGCACGTGAAGGCGCCAACTCTTGTGCTGCACGCCCGCAATGACGTCGTGGTGCCGCTTGCTGAGGGTCGATTGATCGGCGCGAGGATTCCATTGGCACAGTTCGTGGAGCTCGACTCGAAGAATCACATCCTGCTCGAGCACGAGAGCGCCTGGGAGCGCTTCTGCGCAGCGGTGAGTGAGTTCACCGGGATTTCCGTCGACGCCGACGCCGAGGATCCGGCGTTCGCGCCCCTGTCGCAACGTGAACGGACGATCCTCAGCCTGATCACGGAGGGGCTCAGCAACGCATCTATCGCCGAGCGTCTTTCGCTCAGCGAGAAAACCGTGCGTAACCACA
It includes:
- a CDS encoding alpha/beta fold hydrolase; the encoded protein is MKSRQRIRYLRTADGVQLAWADAGTGPVLLKAANWLTHLEYDWDSPVWRHWIQFLSAHFRLVRYDERGCGMTDWDVGDLSFDRWVADLEAVADTTGTRQFVLLGISQGAATCVAYAAKHPERVSRLVLYGGYARGAAVRGAAGEAREFAAIVELARLGWGRDHPAFRHLFTSRFIPDATEQQIEWFSELCRKTTSPEIAGELLERRSRIDVTALLEHVKAPTLVLHARNDVVVPLAEGRLIGARIPLAQFVELDSKNHILLEHESAWERFCAAVSEFTGISVDADAEDPAFAPLSQRERTILSLITEGLSNASIAERLSLSEKTVRNHISNVFDKLGVWSRAQAIVFARDRHFRRDQR